The following coding sequences lie in one Mycobacterium gordonae genomic window:
- a CDS encoding MmcQ/YjbR family DNA-binding protein: protein MADRPATVGDVHRIAASMPHVKRLEGPKGNPIYQVGGKSFVFFRTPQPDCTDPDTGERWADVIMLWVESDSDKLALTQDPGSPFFSTPHFDGHPSVLVRAGRLAEIDVTELTELVQDAWLCRASTKRAAAWLAAQPTRGG, encoded by the coding sequence ATGGCTGATCGGCCCGCCACGGTCGGCGACGTGCACCGGATCGCCGCGTCCATGCCACACGTCAAACGGCTCGAGGGGCCCAAAGGTAATCCGATCTATCAGGTGGGGGGAAAGTCGTTCGTGTTCTTCCGTACGCCGCAGCCGGATTGCACCGATCCCGACACCGGAGAGCGTTGGGCCGACGTGATCATGCTGTGGGTGGAGTCCGACAGCGACAAGCTCGCCCTGACCCAGGACCCTGGGTCGCCGTTCTTCAGCACTCCCCATTTCGACGGGCACCCCTCGGTGCTGGTGCGCGCCGGCCGGCTGGCCGAGATCGACGTGACGGAATTGACCGAGCTGGTTCAGGACGCGTGGTTGTGCCGCGCTTCGACTAAGCGCGCCGCTGCCTGGCTGGCCGCGCAGCCCACGCGCGGCGGCTGA
- a CDS encoding glycoside hydrolase family 25 domain-containing protein, which yields MTDTLFADVSEYQVPVDDSYPYQVLSIRVSDGTYRDHNFSRNYAWMRGAIDSGRLTFGIVYTYVRPNWQANAATVRSMIDAQGGLHPRVALMLDVESGGNPPGDGSSWINQLYWNLADYTGSAARIIGYANAYDFFNMWRVRPPGLRVVAAGYGSNPNLPGQVAHQYTDGSGYSPNLPQGAPPFGRCDMNSANGLTPQQFAAACGIATSEGWLMALTDEEQTELLAKVRDIWDQLRGPDGAGWPQLGQNSQGQNLTPVDAIAAIKEDVEQLQSTRSPG from the coding sequence GTGACTGATACCTTGTTCGCTGATGTCTCGGAATATCAAGTGCCGGTTGATGACTCATATCCGTATCAGGTGCTGTCCATTCGCGTCAGTGACGGCACCTACCGGGACCACAACTTCTCGCGCAACTACGCGTGGATGCGCGGCGCAATAGACAGCGGCCGGCTGACATTCGGCATCGTCTACACCTACGTCCGCCCCAATTGGCAGGCCAACGCCGCCACGGTGCGTTCGATGATCGACGCTCAGGGTGGCCTGCATCCACGGGTGGCCTTGATGCTCGATGTCGAATCCGGAGGCAACCCGCCCGGCGACGGGTCGAGCTGGATCAACCAGCTGTATTGGAATCTGGCCGACTACACCGGATCGGCGGCGCGAATCATCGGATATGCCAACGCCTATGACTTCTTCAATATGTGGCGGGTGCGCCCGCCCGGGCTTCGGGTGGTCGCGGCGGGATACGGGTCCAACCCGAATCTGCCGGGCCAGGTGGCGCATCAATACACCGACGGCAGCGGCTACAGCCCGAATCTGCCGCAGGGCGCGCCGCCGTTCGGGCGTTGCGACATGAATTCGGCCAACGGACTGACACCGCAACAGTTTGCCGCCGCGTGTGGCATCGCAACGAGCGAAGGATGGTTGATGGCTCTTACCGATGAGGAACAGACCGAACTGTTGGCTAAGGTGCGCGACATCTGGGACCAGTTGCGCGGACCCGACGGTGCGGGCTGGCCGCAACTGGGACAGAACAGCCAGGGGCAGAACCTGACCCCAGTGGACGCGATCGCAGCGATCAAGGAGGACGTGGAACAGCTGCAGTCAACTCGCTCGCCGGGGTGA
- a CDS encoding PE family protein, which translates to MSAAIAAVFSGYARQYQALSSRVGAFHQQFLETLTGAAESYASAEAANVTLQAWQRDILGGINAPTQALLGRPLIGGGADGTPSNPNGGAGGLLYGDGGKGFSQSATDAVASHPRASTAAPAAPAVRPA; encoded by the coding sequence GTGTCAGCGGCAATCGCTGCAGTGTTCTCCGGTTACGCGCGGCAGTATCAGGCACTCAGCAGCCGAGTCGGGGCGTTTCACCAGCAGTTCTTGGAGACGTTGACCGGGGCTGCGGAAAGCTATGCCTCCGCCGAAGCGGCCAACGTGACGCTGCAAGCCTGGCAACGGGACATCCTCGGCGGCATCAACGCTCCCACACAGGCCCTGCTGGGTCGGCCGCTGATCGGAGGCGGTGCCGACGGCACGCCGTCGAACCCCAACGGCGGAGCCGGCGGCCTGCTGTATGGCGATGGTGGTAAAGGTTTTTCGCAATCCGCGACCGACGCTGTGGCGAGTCACCCCAGGGCGTCTACGGCGGCGCCGGCGGCGCCGGCGGTTCGGCCGGCTTGA
- a CDS encoding PE domain-containing protein → MAYLEVVPELLSSAATDLHSIGSALAAANNAASVPTTAVLAAGADDISAAVAALFAGHAQRYQALSAQVGAFHQQFVQLLSSGASSYAAAEAASAGPLQQALDLVNQPTQTLFGRPLIGAGADGTAAKPNGAPGGLLYGNGGNGFSQSAPGVAGGAGGSGGLIGNGGRGGSGGANAAGGAGGHGGWLFGNGGAGGQGGAGAAGTAAAAPAGGGTGGAGGAAGLIGTGGAGGAGGLGGSTAVNIAGPQAIGSGGNGGAGGRGGWLSGNGGAGGLGGNAGNPYVDDGATILAATATSGAGGHGGAGGAAGLLGSGGVGGAGGNGGFAGPDNIFTPPGGSSIQLSGGATFAYPLQAQVAGVGGDGGAGGGGGRLYGQGGAGGAGGIGGPAAYSSAAGTLEAAIGGVGGGGGAGGAAGLLGIGGAGGSGGTGGLSGATGAGPGGVGGIGGRGAAVGGAADRTALSAPPALSDNRDPAKFRRAIPTECRSGDRVVWQLRHC, encoded by the coding sequence ATGGCATATCTCGAGGTGGTGCCGGAGCTTCTCAGTTCCGCGGCGACGGATCTGCACAGCATCGGCTCGGCGCTCGCTGCCGCTAACAACGCCGCGTCAGTGCCGACGACCGCAGTGCTGGCCGCCGGCGCCGACGACATCTCGGCCGCCGTTGCGGCGCTGTTTGCCGGGCATGCTCAGCGCTACCAGGCGCTGAGCGCACAGGTCGGCGCGTTCCATCAGCAGTTCGTGCAACTGCTGAGTTCGGGAGCGTCGTCATATGCGGCGGCCGAAGCGGCCAGCGCCGGCCCCCTGCAGCAGGCACTCGACCTGGTCAATCAGCCAACCCAGACGCTCTTCGGTCGTCCCCTGATCGGTGCTGGCGCCGACGGCACGGCGGCCAAGCCGAACGGCGCCCCTGGGGGATTGTTGTACGGCAACGGCGGCAACGGGTTCTCGCAATCGGCGCCGGGCGTCGCGGGCGGGGCCGGCGGTTCCGGCGGACTGATCGGCAACGGCGGCCGCGGTGGTTCCGGGGGTGCCAATGCAGCCGGTGGCGCGGGCGGCCACGGCGGATGGCTGTTCGGAAACGGCGGTGCTGGCGGCCAAGGTGGGGCGGGCGCAGCCGGAACCGCGGCCGCGGCGCCCGCCGGCGGCGGGACCGGAGGTGCCGGGGGCGCGGCGGGGCTGATCGGCACCGGGGGCGCCGGGGGTGCTGGCGGACTGGGCGGCAGCACCGCGGTGAATATCGCCGGGCCGCAGGCGATTGGCAGCGGTGGCAACGGCGGCGCCGGAGGGCGCGGCGGCTGGCTGTCCGGAAACGGCGGAGCCGGTGGTCTCGGCGGCAACGCCGGCAACCCCTATGTGGACGACGGCGCGACCATTCTCGCCGCGACGGCGACGTCGGGCGCCGGCGGACACGGGGGTGCGGGGGGCGCTGCGGGACTGCTCGGTTCCGGCGGCGTAGGTGGTGCCGGTGGGAACGGTGGATTCGCCGGACCGGACAACATCTTCACCCCGCCGGGCGGGTCCTCGATTCAGCTCAGCGGCGGTGCCACGTTTGCCTATCCGCTACAAGCTCAGGTCGCCGGCGTCGGCGGGGACGGCGGAGCCGGGGGTGGCGGCGGCCGGTTGTACGGCCAGGGCGGGGCCGGCGGCGCCGGCGGAATCGGCGGACCCGCCGCTTACTCCAGCGCGGCCGGCACCTTGGAGGCCGCGATCGGTGGGGTCGGCGGGGGAGGCGGCGCGGGCGGCGCCGCCGGTCTGCTGGGCATCGGGGGAGCGGGCGGATCCGGTGGCACCGGCGGCCTCAGTGGAGCGACCGGCGCCGGGCCGGGGGGTGTCGGCGGGATCGGAGGCCGGGGCGCAGCCGTGGGCGGGGCCGCGGACCGGACGGCCCTGTCGGCCCCGCCGGCCCTGTCGGATAACAGGGATCCGGCGAAGTTCCGTCGGGCGATACCGACCGAATGCCGCTCGGGGGATCGGGTGGTATGGCAGCTCCGGCACTGTTGA
- a CDS encoding class I SAM-dependent methyltransferase: MPRTDNDSWEITQSVGSTALGVAAARAAETESENPLIQDPFARVFLDAVGDGMWSLYADPELLAQASEIDPQVQARAQMLVDFMATRTAFFDEYFLAAADSGVRQVVILAAGLDARAWRLPWPDGTVIYELDQPKVLEFKTATLDRHGATPTARLVNVPVDLRQDWPTALQEAGFDPSRPSAWSAEGLVRYLPAQAQDLLFERIDHLSAPGSWLASNVPGEGFIDPDLVARQREEMQRMRAVAAHVTHAQLPAVEDLWYAEERTALAEWLGDRGWEASAVDFPGLMARYGRRVADGAEVAMPPTLFVSAQRPK, encoded by the coding sequence ATGCCGCGCACCGACAATGATTCGTGGGAGATCACCCAGAGCGTGGGATCGACCGCGCTCGGCGTGGCCGCGGCTCGCGCCGCCGAAACCGAGAGTGAGAACCCGCTGATCCAAGACCCCTTCGCGCGGGTTTTCCTGGACGCGGTCGGCGACGGCATGTGGAGCCTTTACGCCGATCCCGAGCTGCTGGCCCAGGCATCCGAGATCGACCCCCAGGTGCAAGCGCGGGCCCAGATGCTGGTCGACTTCATGGCCACCAGGACGGCGTTTTTCGACGAGTACTTCCTCGCGGCCGCCGACTCCGGGGTCCGGCAGGTGGTCATCCTGGCCGCCGGACTCGACGCGCGGGCGTGGCGGCTGCCCTGGCCCGACGGCACCGTCATCTACGAACTCGACCAGCCCAAGGTGCTGGAGTTCAAGACCGCCACCTTGGACCGGCACGGTGCCACGCCGACTGCGCGACTGGTCAACGTCCCGGTCGATCTGCGGCAGGACTGGCCGACAGCCTTGCAGGAGGCGGGGTTCGACCCCAGCCGGCCGTCGGCCTGGTCTGCTGAGGGGCTGGTGCGTTACCTGCCCGCCCAGGCCCAGGACCTGCTGTTCGAGCGGATCGACCACCTCAGCGCGCCCGGCAGCTGGTTGGCCTCCAATGTCCCCGGGGAGGGATTCATCGACCCCGACTTGGTGGCGCGCCAGCGGGAAGAGATGCAGCGCATGCGTGCGGTGGCGGCCCACGTCACGCACGCCCAGCTGCCGGCCGTGGAGGATCTCTGGTACGCCGAGGAGCGCACCGCGCTGGCCGAGTGGTTGGGCGATCGTGGCTGGGAGGCTTCCGCGGTGGATTTCCCCGGACTGATGGCCCGCTATGGTCGCCGGGTCGCCGACGGCGCCGAGGTCGCCATGCCCCCGACGCTGTTCGTGTCCGCGCAGCGACCGAAATAG
- a CDS encoding nuclear transport factor 2 family protein, with protein sequence MTRTPQEVFAHHGQSLVTGDLDEIVADYADDSVVITSAGVARGRDEIRQVFVKVLDDLPEADWDLKSQIFAGDVLFLEWAAVAAGSRADDGVDTFVFRDGMIWAQTVRYTLRANA encoded by the coding sequence ATGACACGCACGCCGCAGGAAGTTTTCGCACATCACGGGCAGTCGCTCGTCACCGGGGACCTCGACGAGATCGTCGCCGACTATGCCGACGACTCGGTGGTGATCACCTCCGCCGGCGTCGCGCGAGGTCGTGACGAGATCCGCCAGGTGTTCGTCAAGGTGCTCGACGATCTGCCCGAGGCGGACTGGGATTTGAAGTCCCAGATCTTTGCCGGCGATGTGCTCTTCCTCGAATGGGCGGCCGTGGCGGCGGGTAGCCGAGCCGACGACGGCGTGGACACCTTCGTGTTCCGCGACGGCATGATCTGGGCGCAAACGGTGCGCTACACCCTGCGCGCCAACGCATGA
- a CDS encoding phosphotransferase family protein, with translation MDTDALDAVARWMTEQGLGEGPLQDVTAVTGGTQNVMLRFTRSGRPYVLRRGPRHLRPRTNSVILRETRVLAALAGSDVPHPRLIATCADTGVLGDAVFYLMEPIDGFNAGEGLPPLHAGNPQVRHGMGLSMADALARLGAVDHVAVGLADFGKPDGFLERQVPRWLAELESYQEYDSYPGPNIPGIAEVSSWLERHRPTHWAPGIMHGDYHAANVMFSRTGPDVVAIVDWEMCTIGDPLLDLGWLLATWRQSDGSSVFSHALGGTDGLAGTDELLERYAANTTRDLSDIAWYTVLACFKLGIVIEGTLARACAGQAEKAVGDQLHAATVHLFERALTLIETRA, from the coding sequence ATGGATACGGACGCCCTGGACGCCGTCGCCCGGTGGATGACGGAGCAGGGACTGGGCGAGGGCCCACTGCAGGACGTGACCGCGGTGACCGGCGGCACCCAGAACGTCATGCTGCGGTTCACCCGGTCCGGGCGGCCCTACGTGCTGCGACGGGGTCCGCGGCACCTGCGCCCCCGCACCAACAGCGTGATCCTGCGGGAAACACGCGTGCTGGCCGCGCTGGCCGGATCCGACGTGCCGCACCCCCGGTTGATCGCGACGTGTGCGGACACCGGCGTGCTCGGTGACGCGGTCTTCTACCTGATGGAGCCGATCGACGGGTTCAATGCCGGGGAAGGCCTGCCGCCGCTGCACGCCGGCAACCCGCAAGTGCGGCACGGGATGGGGTTGTCGATGGCCGACGCGCTGGCCAGACTGGGTGCCGTCGACCACGTCGCCGTCGGGCTCGCGGACTTCGGCAAGCCCGACGGCTTCCTGGAACGCCAAGTGCCGCGCTGGCTTGCCGAGCTCGAGTCCTACCAGGAATACGACAGCTATCCCGGTCCGAACATCCCTGGCATCGCCGAGGTGTCCAGCTGGCTGGAGCGGCACCGGCCGACCCACTGGGCGCCGGGCATCATGCACGGCGACTACCACGCGGCCAACGTGATGTTCTCCCGCACCGGACCCGACGTCGTGGCCATCGTCGACTGGGAGATGTGCACCATCGGCGACCCGCTGTTGGACCTGGGCTGGCTGCTGGCCACCTGGCGGCAATCAGACGGATCGAGCGTCTTCAGCCACGCCCTGGGCGGCACCGACGGCTTGGCCGGCACCGACGAGTTGTTAGAGCGCTACGCCGCCAACACCACCCGGGATCTGTCGGACATCGCGTGGTACACGGTGTTGGCGTGCTTCAAGCTCGGCATAGTCATCGAGGGCACGCTGGCCCGTGCGTGCGCGGGGCAGGCCGAGAAGGCGGTCGGCGATCAGCTGCACGCGGCGACGGTGCACCTGTTCGAGCGGGCGCTGACGCTGATCGAGACACGGGCTTAG
- a CDS encoding PE family protein, with amino-acid sequence MSFLFTQPQLLASAATDLAGIGSTLSAANAAAALPTTSVMAAGADDVSAAMATIFGAHAQQYQAMGAQASKLHDQFVQAMNGASGAYADAESANAKPLQPVAPVTAPARAAVNYCSTRAATVSAGRPVGLLSASRASVGPVGPPNRGATGGSTRANALGPAGATTIAGRRATAGGPGVIAAAAKRPHRSFGAGGPGARGNATDLRAR; translated from the coding sequence ATGTCTTTTTTGTTTACACAGCCCCAATTGTTGGCGAGCGCGGCGACGGATTTGGCCGGGATCGGTTCGACACTCAGTGCGGCCAACGCGGCAGCGGCCCTGCCGACGACGAGTGTGATGGCGGCCGGAGCCGACGACGTCTCCGCGGCCATGGCGACCATATTCGGCGCCCACGCCCAGCAGTACCAGGCGATGGGAGCGCAGGCGTCGAAGCTGCATGACCAGTTCGTCCAGGCGATGAACGGCGCCTCCGGTGCGTACGCAGACGCCGAGTCGGCGAACGCGAAGCCCCTGCAGCCGGTTGCGCCGGTCACCGCACCGGCTCGGGCAGCGGTAAATTACTGCAGCACCCGAGCGGCCACTGTTAGCGCCGGCAGGCCCGTGGGATTGCTATCGGCGAGTCGCGCTAGTGTCGGGCCGGTTGGGCCGCCCAACCGGGGTGCGACCGGCGGCAGCACCAGGGCGAACGCCTTGGGACCGGCCGGCGCGACAACGATCGCGGGCAGGCGAGCCACGGCCGGCGGGCCCGGCGTCATCGCGGCCGCCGCCAAACGGCCTCACAGGTCCTTCGGGGCCGGTGGCCCCGGCGCCCGCGGCAACGCGACCGACCTGCGAGCCCGCTAA
- a CDS encoding pyridoxal phosphate-dependent aminotransferase, giving the protein MTARLRPALAGLPVYVPGKTVPGAIKLASNETVFGPLPSVRAAIQNATDLINRYPDNGCVQLKVALAEHLGDGFTAAHVAVGCGSVSLCQQLVQITASGGDEVIFGWRSFELYAPQVQVAGATPIQMPLCEHAYDLDAMLDAVTDRTRLIFVCNPNNPTSTVVDPAALIRFVDAVPSDILIVIDEAYIEYVRDGMAPDSLGLVRVRDNVVVLRTFSKAYGLAGLRIGYAVGHPEVITALDKVYVPFTATSVSQAAAIASLRAADELLERTDAVVAERRRVSASLRDAGFELPASQANFVWLPLGPRTNDFVEQAAKELIVVRQYGADGVRVTIGAPEENDALLRFAHGWI; this is encoded by the coding sequence GTGACCGCCCGCCTGCGGCCCGCGCTGGCCGGGCTGCCCGTCTACGTTCCCGGCAAGACCGTGCCCGGCGCCATCAAGCTGGCGAGCAACGAGACCGTATTCGGCCCCCTGCCCAGCGTCCGCGCCGCCATTCAGAACGCCACCGACCTGATCAACCGCTATCCCGACAACGGCTGCGTGCAGCTGAAAGTCGCGCTGGCCGAGCACCTGGGCGACGGGTTCACGGCGGCGCATGTCGCTGTCGGCTGCGGTTCGGTCAGCCTGTGTCAGCAGCTCGTGCAGATCACCGCGTCGGGGGGTGACGAGGTGATCTTCGGGTGGCGCAGCTTCGAGCTGTATGCGCCGCAGGTCCAGGTCGCCGGCGCCACCCCGATCCAGATGCCGCTGTGCGAGCACGCCTACGACCTCGACGCGATGCTCGATGCAGTCACCGACCGCACCCGGCTCATCTTCGTCTGCAACCCCAACAACCCGACCTCCACCGTCGTCGATCCGGCGGCGCTGATCCGCTTCGTCGACGCCGTGCCGTCGGACATCCTGATCGTCATCGATGAGGCCTACATCGAATACGTCCGCGACGGGATGGCCCCCGACAGCCTGGGCCTGGTCCGCGTCCGCGACAACGTGGTGGTGTTGCGGACCTTCTCCAAGGCGTATGGTCTGGCGGGCCTGCGGATCGGCTACGCCGTCGGCCATCCCGAGGTGATCACCGCGCTGGACAAGGTCTACGTGCCGTTCACCGCGACGAGCGTCTCGCAGGCAGCCGCCATCGCGTCGCTGCGGGCCGCCGACGAACTGCTGGAACGCACCGACGCGGTGGTCGCCGAACGCCGACGCGTCAGCGCCTCACTGCGGGACGCCGGTTTCGAGCTGCCGGCCTCCCAGGCCAACTTCGTCTGGCTGCCGTTGGGCCCCCGCACGAACGACTTCGTCGAGCAGGCCGCCAAGGAGTTGATCGTCGTGCGCCAGTACGGCGCCGACGGTGTCCGCGTCACCATCGGCGCGCCGGAGGAGAACGACGCCCTGCTGAGGTTCGCCCATGGCTGGATCTGA
- a CDS encoding TIGR03086 family metal-binding protein — MPDDLVPGPESPPTDELRSAELSLGVLQQVLHTVAGSDKSKQTPCSEYNVKDLTGHLVNSITSLGGMAGAAFDVHPDTDSVEQLVVTAARQALDAWHKRGLDGEVAFGSGSMPARVAVAVFSIEFLVHAWDYARAVGHDVEAPDSLAEYVLGLAQGVIKPEQRGSAGFDDPVGVSADAGALMRLIAFTGRNPAWRA; from the coding sequence ATGCCCGATGACTTGGTACCCGGTCCGGAATCTCCGCCCACCGACGAGCTGCGCAGCGCCGAATTGTCCCTCGGGGTGTTGCAACAGGTGCTGCACACCGTCGCCGGCTCGGACAAGTCCAAGCAGACGCCGTGCTCGGAGTACAACGTCAAGGACCTGACCGGCCACCTGGTCAATTCCATCACCAGTTTGGGCGGCATGGCCGGCGCGGCATTCGACGTGCACCCGGACACCGATTCGGTGGAACAGCTGGTGGTCACCGCCGCTAGGCAGGCCCTGGATGCCTGGCACAAGCGCGGTCTGGACGGTGAGGTCGCGTTCGGATCCGGATCGATGCCCGCGCGGGTCGCCGTCGCCGTCTTCTCCATCGAGTTTCTGGTGCACGCCTGGGACTACGCACGCGCCGTCGGACACGACGTCGAGGCCCCGGACTCGCTGGCCGAATACGTGCTGGGATTGGCCCAGGGCGTGATCAAGCCGGAACAACGCGGCTCGGCCGGGTTTGACGACCCGGTCGGGGTGTCCGCCGACGCCGGCGCTCTGATGCGGCTGATCGCTTTCACCGGCCGCAATCCCGCTTGGCGGGCCTGA
- a CDS encoding crotonase/enoyl-CoA hydratase family protein — protein MGETYESVTVEIKDQVAQVTLIGPGKGNAMGPAFWSEMPDVFQTLDADPDVRAIVITGSGRNFSYGLDVPAMGGSFTPLLSGDALAGPRAVFHREVKRMQGAITAIADCRTPTIASVHGWCIGGGVDLISAVDIRYASADAKFSVREVKLAIVADVGSLARLPLILNDGHLRELALTGKDIDAARAEKIGLVNDVYQDAEVTLAAAHATAAEIAANPPLTVHGIKDVLDQQRISAVSESLRYVAAWNAAFLPSKDLTEGISATFAKRPPQFTGE, from the coding sequence ATGGGCGAAACATACGAATCCGTCACCGTCGAGATCAAGGACCAGGTAGCGCAGGTAACCCTGATCGGTCCCGGCAAGGGCAACGCCATGGGGCCCGCCTTCTGGTCGGAGATGCCGGACGTGTTCCAGACGCTGGACGCCGACCCCGACGTGCGCGCCATCGTCATCACCGGGTCGGGTCGGAACTTCAGCTACGGCCTGGACGTGCCGGCCATGGGTGGCTCGTTCACCCCGCTGCTCTCCGGCGACGCCCTGGCCGGGCCGCGCGCGGTCTTCCACCGTGAAGTCAAGCGCATGCAAGGCGCGATCACCGCGATCGCCGACTGCCGCACGCCCACCATCGCCTCGGTTCACGGCTGGTGCATCGGCGGCGGGGTCGACCTGATCTCGGCGGTCGACATCCGCTATGCCAGCGCCGACGCCAAGTTCTCGGTGCGCGAGGTCAAGCTGGCGATCGTCGCCGACGTCGGTAGCCTGGCCCGCCTGCCGCTCATCCTGAACGACGGACACCTGCGCGAGCTCGCGTTGACCGGCAAGGACATCGACGCGGCCCGAGCCGAGAAGATCGGCCTGGTCAACGACGTCTACCAGGACGCCGAGGTCACACTGGCCGCGGCCCACGCCACCGCCGCCGAGATCGCAGCCAACCCGCCGCTGACCGTGCACGGCATCAAGGATGTGCTGGACCAGCAGCGCATCTCAGCGGTGTCGGAGAGCCTGCGCTACGTGGCCGCCTGGAACGCGGCGTTCCTGCCGTCGAAGGACCTGACCGAAGGCATCTCGGCGACGTTCGCCAAGCGTCCGCCGCAGTTCACCGGCGAGTAG
- the lipE gene encoding lipase LipE: MTSTPDGRIRVPADLDAVTAIGEEDHSEIDKVAADKIWQAARHWYRAGMHPAIQLCIRRNGKVVLNRAIGHGWGNAPTDEPDADKVPVTTDTPFCVYSAAKGITATVVHMLVEQRVFALDDRVCEYIPSYTSHGKDRTTIRHVLTHSAGVPFPTGPKPDLRRADDHDYAQEQLGKLRPLYPPGRMHMYHALTWGPLMREIVYAAASKDIRDILATEILEPLNFRWTNFGVAPKDIPLVAPSHPTGKPLPPAIAAIFRKAIGGTVHEIIPYTNTPAFLSTVVPSSNTISTADELSRFAEIWRRGGELDGVRIMSPERMYGAVQESRRLRPDVAVGLMPARWGTGYMLGTDRFGPFGRNAPQAFGNLGLANIAIWADPARGMSAGLISSGKPGKDPELKRYKALMDTIASSIARV; encoded by the coding sequence ATGACCTCGACACCCGATGGCCGGATCCGTGTGCCGGCCGACCTGGACGCCGTCACCGCGATCGGCGAAGAAGATCACTCCGAGATCGACAAGGTCGCCGCCGACAAGATCTGGCAGGCCGCGCGGCACTGGTATCGGGCCGGCATGCATCCCGCCATCCAGCTCTGCATCCGGCGCAACGGCAAGGTCGTGCTCAACCGCGCGATCGGCCATGGCTGGGGCAACGCGCCCACCGACGAACCCGACGCCGACAAGGTCCCCGTCACCACCGACACGCCCTTCTGCGTGTACTCGGCGGCCAAGGGCATCACCGCGACCGTGGTGCACATGCTTGTGGAGCAGCGAGTCTTCGCCCTCGACGACCGCGTCTGCGAATACATCCCCAGTTACACCAGCCACGGCAAGGACCGGACGACGATCCGCCACGTGCTCACCCACAGCGCCGGCGTCCCGTTCCCCACCGGGCCCAAGCCGGACCTGCGCCGCGCCGACGACCACGACTATGCGCAGGAACAGCTGGGCAAACTCCGGCCGCTGTACCCGCCGGGCCGGATGCACATGTACCACGCGCTGACCTGGGGTCCGCTCATGCGCGAGATCGTCTACGCCGCCGCCAGCAAAGACATCCGGGACATCCTGGCCACCGAGATCCTGGAGCCGTTGAACTTCCGCTGGACGAACTTCGGCGTCGCACCCAAGGACATCCCGCTGGTCGCGCCCAGTCACCCGACCGGCAAGCCGTTGCCACCGGCCATCGCGGCGATCTTCCGCAAGGCCATCGGCGGCACCGTGCACGAGATCATCCCCTACACCAACACCCCGGCGTTTCTGTCCACCGTGGTGCCCTCGTCCAACACCATCTCCACCGCCGACGAACTGTCCCGGTTCGCCGAGATCTGGCGTCGCGGCGGCGAACTCGACGGTGTGCGCATCATGAGCCCGGAACGGATGTACGGCGCCGTGCAGGAATCCCGGCGGCTGCGGCCCGACGTCGCGGTGGGCCTGATGCCGGCCCGCTGGGGTACTGGATACATGCTGGGAACCGACCGGTTCGGTCCGTTCGGCCGCAATGCCCCGCAGGCGTTCGGCAACCTCGGCCTGGCCAACATCGCGATCTGGGCCGATCCGGCGCGCGGCATGTCCGCTGGGTTGATCAGCAGCGGCAAGCCCGGCAAGGACCCCGAGCTCAAGCGCTACAAGGCCCTGATGGACACGATCGCCTCCTCGATTGCACGCGTCTGA